The following proteins are encoded in a genomic region of Prosthecobacter sp. SYSU 5D2:
- a CDS encoding VWA domain-containing protein: MKHPFKILALSLAGLLVPLASSAEPAMANIVVFDASGSMWNKMENSTRIEIARQVMSQFMDGYDATQPLGVIAYGHRKRGDCEDIEVIVETGLVTPGAVAQKIRSLLPKGMTPLAESLRRAAAMIPPTAESANILLITDGLETCGGDPCAVAEELIATGIKIRAHVVGFGLTKAEAASLSCIAQLTGGLMFNPSNGQELLDALQQSVSKPAAEPPPPPQPPEEKLFDISLQLKDTGTGLPSGLMDWKAKDAEGNVRDLGLEKGAGLKPKLPAGTWTIIVEGAEGRAEGNITVPNANSQYIDFTAPPMAVEFTSAGPLTAGVEAYLSFAVKTPPPGNARAQYKVGIFPLDDPLTRIVASGQNRYVFAGKKIQPGEYHASLHMPKEPGRYKLAFIRHGEPKTTILAQQEVELVAQPELKLEVPERVVAGTVFEPRITSGRGEYDRLRLFAGEQPSKNGRQLHDVWYSTHLQKNQGLMDAPAQPGKYTLFLTARTADKNVSPETSVIVNVVSAEEFDAASPAAAPAATPSSSSGVSAPAPAPQMPASAAAPAAASTAPAAASTAPAAGKIPVSLMLDGDAEAPLTGSVMWSVKPVHLSPEGKWTFARSMEGSESKMLKQQELVWELAPGFWEVQAFVNGNLHRVVIEVDAQAQEHAFVIPLEKAPKPPTAQPTQWLISAKGGEAALTTPTAPADPKAPLDVRVTLPGIPADAGIQWTYVPMGPDGARNVRDGRPGGGTSGSGGDRTFSLLPGKWELFAKTRDRQFLLVADVQPGVVGQHFTLKPLFNSMDITLEPPQQTPFLKDGFFPITFKIPEGFQGKIALHSDDRSAPALFETDAAELAGAQDQVLPMPARPGFYEIRVLDETGSMIKGAEVEITPSDAASPSASANPAAPASTTAAEPQLRQFGPSHFGTGTIRVDMQGKTHEFATTTKVLAANLGAQVGSRTDNAEAAAFAKSMEGKSIHSAVLRLIAGNLYVTLDGYGNIGPNGPEMMGEKRTSFQVSFALDPKTLQIKDGSRTLSYNAPGTAVTDNAQTEECQITLDTVTPLPGGSLALKGSFSGILTQDMKGKLLATPVPVTGTFDVQRASGNDAISKLLGR, from the coding sequence ATGAAACATCCGTTTAAAATTTTAGCTCTCAGTCTTGCCGGACTGCTTGTCCCTCTGGCATCCTCAGCGGAGCCAGCCATGGCGAACATCGTCGTCTTTGATGCCAGCGGCAGCATGTGGAACAAGATGGAAAACTCTACCCGAATCGAGATCGCCCGCCAGGTCATGAGCCAGTTCATGGACGGCTACGATGCCACCCAGCCCCTCGGCGTCATCGCCTACGGCCACCGCAAACGCGGCGATTGTGAGGACATCGAGGTGATTGTGGAAACCGGTCTTGTCACCCCTGGTGCCGTCGCTCAGAAGATCCGCTCCCTTCTGCCCAAAGGCATGACCCCGCTGGCGGAATCCCTGCGCCGCGCCGCCGCGATGATCCCGCCCACGGCGGAAAGCGCCAATATCCTGCTCATCACGGACGGGCTGGAGACTTGCGGCGGAGATCCCTGCGCCGTCGCGGAGGAGCTCATCGCCACCGGCATCAAGATCCGTGCCCATGTCGTTGGTTTCGGCCTCACCAAAGCGGAGGCCGCCTCCCTCTCCTGCATCGCCCAGCTCACCGGTGGCCTCATGTTCAATCCCAGCAACGGCCAGGAGCTTCTGGATGCGCTCCAGCAGTCCGTGTCCAAACCTGCCGCAGAACCCCCACCGCCCCCGCAGCCGCCTGAAGAAAAGCTTTTTGATATCTCGCTCCAGCTTAAAGACACCGGCACCGGCCTTCCCTCTGGTCTCATGGACTGGAAGGCCAAAGACGCTGAGGGCAACGTCCGCGACCTCGGTTTGGAAAAAGGTGCAGGATTGAAGCCCAAGCTCCCGGCCGGCACCTGGACCATCATCGTAGAAGGGGCCGAGGGCCGTGCTGAAGGCAACATCACCGTGCCCAATGCTAACTCTCAATACATTGACTTCACCGCCCCACCGATGGCCGTGGAGTTCACCTCCGCAGGCCCGCTGACAGCCGGTGTCGAGGCCTACCTGTCTTTTGCTGTCAAGACTCCGCCGCCTGGCAATGCGAGGGCGCAGTATAAAGTTGGCATCTTCCCCCTGGATGACCCGCTCACACGCATTGTCGCCAGCGGACAGAACCGGTATGTGTTCGCCGGGAAAAAAATCCAGCCCGGGGAATACCACGCCAGCCTCCACATGCCCAAAGAGCCCGGTCGCTATAAACTGGCCTTCATACGCCATGGAGAACCCAAGACCACCATCCTGGCCCAGCAGGAGGTGGAACTCGTCGCCCAGCCCGAACTCAAGCTCGAAGTGCCGGAGCGTGTCGTCGCCGGGACCGTGTTTGAACCGAGAATCACCAGTGGCCGCGGCGAATACGACCGGCTCCGGCTTTTCGCCGGGGAACAGCCTTCCAAGAATGGCCGCCAGCTTCATGACGTGTGGTATTCCACCCACCTCCAGAAAAATCAGGGTCTCATGGATGCCCCGGCCCAGCCAGGCAAATACACCCTGTTCCTCACGGCCCGCACAGCCGACAAGAACGTCTCCCCCGAGACCAGCGTCATTGTCAATGTCGTCAGCGCCGAGGAGTTTGATGCAGCCTCCCCTGCCGCTGCTCCGGCAGCCACTCCATCAAGTTCATCCGGCGTTTCTGCTCCCGCTCCCGCTCCGCAGATGCCAGCATCTGCAGCCGCCCCCGCCGCAGCATCCACCGCCCCCGCCGCAGCATCCACCGCCCCCGCCGCAGGCAAGATCCCCGTCTCCCTCATGCTGGATGGCGATGCCGAAGCACCCCTCACCGGCTCCGTCATGTGGAGCGTGAAGCCTGTCCACCTCAGCCCGGAGGGTAAGTGGACCTTCGCCCGCAGCATGGAAGGCTCCGAATCCAAGATGTTAAAGCAGCAGGAGCTCGTCTGGGAGCTCGCCCCCGGCTTCTGGGAGGTGCAGGCCTTCGTCAATGGCAACCTCCACCGCGTCGTGATTGAAGTGGATGCCCAGGCCCAGGAGCACGCCTTTGTCATTCCTCTGGAAAAAGCGCCCAAGCCCCCCACCGCCCAGCCCACCCAGTGGCTCATTTCCGCCAAAGGCGGCGAAGCCGCACTCACCACGCCCACCGCCCCGGCAGACCCCAAAGCACCGCTAGATGTCCGCGTCACCCTCCCCGGCATCCCGGCGGATGCAGGTATCCAGTGGACCTATGTACCCATGGGTCCCGATGGTGCCCGCAACGTCCGCGATGGCCGCCCCGGCGGCGGCACCAGCGGCAGCGGCGGTGACCGCACCTTCTCCCTGCTGCCGGGGAAATGGGAGCTCTTCGCCAAGACCCGTGACCGCCAGTTCCTCCTCGTCGCCGATGTCCAGCCCGGCGTCGTGGGCCAGCACTTCACCCTGAAGCCCCTTTTCAACTCCATGGACATCACCCTGGAGCCGCCCCAGCAGACTCCCTTTCTCAAAGACGGCTTCTTCCCCATCACCTTCAAAATCCCCGAAGGGTTCCAGGGGAAGATCGCCCTGCATTCGGACGACCGCAGCGCCCCCGCCCTGTTTGAGACCGATGCCGCCGAGCTTGCCGGTGCACAGGACCAGGTCCTGCCCATGCCGGCCAGACCCGGCTTTTATGAAATCCGCGTCCTGGATGAAACCGGAAGCATGATCAAAGGCGCAGAGGTGGAGATCACCCCCAGTGATGCCGCCTCCCCTTCGGCCTCCGCCAACCCCGCAGCTCCAGCCTCGACAACCGCCGCCGAGCCGCAGCTTCGCCAGTTCGGACCCAGCCACTTTGGCACCGGCACCATCCGGGTGGACATGCAGGGCAAGACGCACGAATTCGCCACCACCACCAAGGTGCTCGCCGCCAATCTCGGTGCCCAAGTCGGCAGCCGGACCGACAATGCGGAAGCCGCCGCTTTCGCCAAAAGCATGGAGGGGAAGTCCATTCACTCCGCCGTTCTCCGCCTCATCGCCGGTAACCTTTATGTGACCCTGGACGGCTATGGCAACATCGGCCCCAATGGACCCGAAATGATGGGGGAAAAACGCACCAGTTTTCAGGTCAGCTTTGCCCTGGATCCCAAGACCCTCCAGATCAAGGACGGCTCACGCACGCTCAGTTACAATGCCCCCGGTACCGCCGTCACGGACAACGCCCAGACCGAGGAGTGCCAGATCACCCTCGACACCGTCACCCCCCTGCCCGGCGGTTCACTCGCCCTCAAAGGCAGCTTCTCCGGCATCCTCACCCAGGACATGAAAGGCAAGCTCCTCGCCACGCCTGTGCCCGTCACCGGCACCTTCGATGTCCAGCGCGCCAGCGGCAACGACGCCATCAGCAAGCTCCTAGGCCGCTGA
- a CDS encoding helix-turn-helix transcriptional regulator, with translation MKSSFSLSSSQLAKFNRQLAAFYETAFERGPLDAAHEALASLIGGQMHLAFVTQGSSEVLFPGGIGEQGRDFLTATMGTVASHPLIYRTGGAVMAISDVLSQQEWTRRAMFQAAADYLKMEDSLGTDLPLDEESTLSVCVIREQRGYAEAERMFFQLLLPHFRSAWRMHGRQRMGEGAMRIHCLNELPDGPVALRRQVTECLDTGSPHPPGPDEHDLAEELAQTIQQMRAGGAARHHPGQTKIHRLQGRHGACAVVLIPPTKDQPGSMVIRHDEGGQHLLLLTPREREVGRWLCEGKTNEEIAIILGIRAGTVKRHVENVFAKLHVPNRTAAARMLMQR, from the coding sequence ATGAAATCCTCTTTTTCATTATCCTCATCACAGCTGGCGAAGTTCAACCGGCAACTGGCGGCGTTTTATGAAACAGCCTTTGAACGGGGTCCGCTGGATGCGGCGCACGAAGCGCTAGCTTCCCTCATTGGCGGGCAGATGCATCTCGCGTTTGTGACCCAAGGCAGCAGTGAAGTGCTGTTTCCAGGAGGGATCGGCGAGCAAGGGCGGGATTTTTTAACAGCCACCATGGGGACGGTGGCCAGCCATCCGCTGATCTACCGGACGGGAGGTGCGGTCATGGCCATCTCCGATGTGCTGAGCCAGCAGGAATGGACCCGGCGCGCAATGTTCCAGGCGGCGGCGGATTATCTGAAAATGGAGGATTCCCTGGGCACGGACCTGCCGCTGGATGAGGAGAGCACACTGAGTGTGTGCGTGATCCGCGAGCAACGCGGCTATGCGGAGGCGGAGCGGATGTTTTTCCAGCTCTTGCTGCCGCACTTCCGCAGCGCGTGGCGCATGCATGGCAGGCAAAGGATGGGGGAGGGTGCCATGCGCATCCACTGCCTGAATGAGCTGCCGGACGGCCCTGTGGCGTTGAGAAGACAGGTGACCGAATGTCTGGACACAGGATCTCCGCATCCACCCGGACCGGATGAACATGACCTGGCGGAGGAACTGGCGCAGACGATCCAGCAGATGCGGGCGGGAGGCGCTGCAAGGCACCATCCGGGACAGACCAAGATCCACCGCTTGCAAGGCCGCCATGGGGCGTGCGCGGTGGTTTTAATCCCGCCAACGAAAGATCAGCCAGGCTCAATGGTCATCCGCCATGATGAGGGAGGACAACACCTGCTTTTACTGACACCCAGGGAGCGGGAGGTGGGCCGATGGCTGTGCGAGGGCAAAACGAATGAGGAGATCGCCATCATCCTGGGCATCCGTGCGGGCACCGTGAAGAGGCATGTGGAGAACGTTTTTGCGAAGCTGCATGTACCGAACAGAACGGCAGCGGCGCGGATGCTAATGCAGCGATGA
- a CDS encoding glycosyltransferase family 4 protein, translated as MKLALIRRQYAATGGAELYLQRLITGLVEAGHDVHLYAQEWQGAPAAVTLHPVAVRAPRALRPVRFAELVAQRIAPLDYDVVFSLERTVYQDVYRAGDGVHKRWLDQRRRYATWWRRPFIGMGAFHSSMMALEKRTFDPAVTRRIIVNSDMVRQEILSEFGFPADRIHLVRNGVETARFQKGDRTATRQRFGLAESDFVLLFVGSGWERKGLHFLLRLMQRLEKTDPQVKLLVIGKGHLRSVTPANVILAGPMPQVENAYAAADLLTFLPIYEPSSNVVPEALAAGLPVITSIFNGAAEWLTEGVNGHVLPAPEDTDALETAVRHWMARPHARPVPCAHPLDLETNVRETLRVLEILAAEKTATRA; from the coding sequence ATGAAGCTTGCGCTGATCCGCCGTCAGTACGCCGCCACCGGCGGGGCTGAGCTTTATCTTCAGCGTCTCATTACCGGCCTGGTGGAGGCCGGTCATGATGTCCACCTTTACGCCCAGGAATGGCAGGGAGCCCCCGCCGCCGTCACCCTGCACCCAGTGGCTGTCCGCGCCCCCCGCGCCCTGCGGCCTGTCCGCTTCGCCGAGCTTGTTGCCCAGCGCATCGCCCCGCTGGATTATGATGTCGTTTTCAGCCTGGAGCGCACCGTCTACCAGGACGTCTATCGCGCCGGGGATGGTGTGCATAAAAGATGGTTAGACCAGCGCCGCCGCTATGCCACCTGGTGGCGGCGGCCATTCATCGGCATGGGGGCCTTCCACAGCAGCATGATGGCCCTGGAAAAACGCACTTTCGATCCCGCCGTCACCCGCCGCATCATTGTGAATTCCGACATGGTCCGGCAGGAGATCTTAAGCGAGTTCGGCTTCCCGGCAGACCGCATCCACCTGGTCCGCAATGGCGTGGAGACCGCCCGTTTTCAAAAGGGCGACCGTACCGCGACCCGCCAGCGTTTCGGCCTGGCGGAGAGTGATTTTGTCCTCCTTTTTGTAGGCTCCGGCTGGGAGCGGAAGGGGTTGCACTTTTTGTTACGACTCATGCAGCGTCTGGAGAAAACAGATCCGCAGGTGAAGCTGCTTGTCATCGGCAAAGGCCACCTGCGCAGCGTCACGCCGGCCAATGTCATTCTCGCCGGGCCCATGCCTCAAGTGGAAAATGCGTATGCGGCCGCAGACCTGCTCACCTTTCTGCCCATCTACGAGCCCAGCTCCAACGTCGTGCCTGAGGCTCTCGCCGCCGGCCTGCCCGTCATCACCAGCATCTTCAATGGCGCTGCCGAATGGCTGACTGAAGGCGTCAACGGCCATGTGCTTCCCGCCCCGGAGGATACGGATGCTCTGGAAACTGCCGTCCGCCATTGGATGGCCAGGCCTCACGCCCGCCCCGTCCCCTGCGCCCATCCTCTGGACCTCGAAACCAATGTCCGCGAAACCCTCCGCGTTCTGGAAATATTGGCCGCTGAGAAAACCGCCACCCGCGCCTGA
- a CDS encoding GTPase domain-containing protein, translated as MPAIHPEQKTVSFKIVYCGTPLSGKTANLQQIHAKLDPHGRSDLVSLSTAQDRTLFFDFLSVESAAIPGYKTAFHLYTVPGQVTYNATLQLVLRQADGVVFVADSQLDRQRENVQAFQALEANLRLNGSSLDRLPLVLQYNKRDLPNAAPVEYLEFLLNNRPEPWVSFEADARGGRNILATLNAISQAVLMKFQAQLPENKAALAAA; from the coding sequence ATGCCTGCCATCCATCCTGAGCAAAAGACGGTCAGTTTCAAGATCGTCTATTGCGGCACCCCGCTGAGCGGCAAGACCGCCAACCTCCAGCAGATCCACGCCAAGCTGGATCCGCACGGTCGCAGTGACCTTGTCAGTCTTTCCACCGCGCAGGACCGTACCCTGTTCTTCGATTTTCTGAGTGTCGAAAGTGCAGCCATTCCCGGTTACAAGACCGCTTTCCACCTGTACACCGTCCCCGGTCAGGTCACGTACAACGCCACCTTGCAGCTCGTCCTCCGCCAGGCGGACGGCGTGGTTTTTGTCGCGGACAGCCAGCTGGACCGCCAGCGGGAAAACGTCCAGGCTTTCCAGGCGCTGGAGGCGAACCTCCGGCTCAATGGCAGCTCCCTGGACCGTCTGCCTCTGGTCCTGCAATATAACAAACGCGACCTGCCGAATGCCGCCCCGGTCGAGTATCTCGAATTCCTCCTCAACAACCGCCCCGAGCCTTGGGTCAGCTTTGAAGCCGATGCCCGCGGCGGCCGCAACATCCTTGCCACCCTGAACGCCATCTCCCAGGCCGTGCTGATGAAATTCCAGGCCCAGCTGCCGGAAAACAAAGCCGCTCTTGCCGCCGCCTGA
- a CDS encoding GNAT family N-acetyltransferase, translated as MSSLTSEPRIEPATIEDMPQLVELLVALFSEEADFRPDKNKQEHGLRLILEQPNRGRIFVLRTDHMLIGMVNLLFTISTAEGGLVIMMEDVIVHPQHRRMGYGGRLLNHAIEFAREKHFRRITLLTDKISAESQAFFAKHGFSFSSMIPMRLVFE; from the coding sequence ATGTCCAGTCTCACCTCAGAACCGCGTATCGAACCCGCGACCATCGAAGACATGCCACAGCTCGTCGAGCTGCTGGTCGCCCTGTTCAGCGAAGAGGCGGATTTCAGACCTGATAAAAACAAGCAGGAACACGGCCTGCGCCTGATTCTGGAGCAACCCAACCGGGGACGCATTTTTGTCCTGCGCACGGACCACATGCTCATCGGCATGGTGAACCTGCTTTTCACCATCAGTACGGCTGAGGGCGGGCTGGTCATCATGATGGAGGATGTCATCGTGCATCCGCAGCACCGGCGCATGGGCTATGGCGGGCGTTTGCTCAACCATGCCATCGAGTTTGCCCGCGAAAAACACTTCCGCCGCATCACGCTGCTGACGGACAAGATCAGTGCCGAATCCCAGGCTTTCTTTGCCAAGCACGGCTTCAGTTTCTCCAGCATGATCCCGATGCGCCTGGTCTTTGAGTAA
- a CDS encoding TIGR01777 family oxidoreductase: protein MRIGITGATGLIGKAFAKLATGSGHEVVAYSRGNATLAHAAETLQMPKEAAHKLPETRLDALVHLAGESLMGLWTPGKRERMWNSRVELTGHLMEHVNNGWAPANRPQAVLAASGIGFYGSRGDTELDESSPRGEGFLAELCEKWEDSACKASAWGARVVHLRTSMVLAQDGGAYPLMSRAFRYGLGGQMGNGRQWMSWIHVEDEAAMMLWALENDSVNGPLNLCAPAPELNSNFTRKLAASLKRPAFMHVPALALRLLLPGMANEMLLCSQRALPGKATDLGYHFAHTTLDEALVALK, encoded by the coding sequence ATGCGCATCGGAATCACAGGGGCCACAGGGCTGATCGGAAAAGCTTTTGCAAAGCTGGCCACTGGCAGCGGCCATGAGGTCGTCGCCTACAGCCGGGGTAATGCCACCCTGGCGCATGCGGCGGAGACCCTGCAAATGCCCAAGGAAGCCGCCCACAAGCTTCCTGAAACCCGGCTGGATGCCCTGGTGCACCTCGCTGGCGAATCCCTGATGGGCCTATGGACACCTGGAAAACGTGAGCGCATGTGGAACAGCCGGGTGGAGCTGACCGGCCACCTGATGGAGCACGTCAATAATGGCTGGGCACCGGCCAACCGGCCGCAGGCGGTTCTTGCAGCCTCCGGCATTGGCTTTTACGGCAGCCGGGGGGATACCGAGCTGGATGAAAGCAGCCCCCGTGGCGAAGGATTCCTGGCGGAACTGTGTGAAAAATGGGAGGACAGCGCCTGCAAAGCAAGTGCCTGGGGCGCCCGCGTCGTCCACCTGCGCACCAGCATGGTCCTGGCCCAGGATGGCGGGGCCTATCCGCTCATGAGCCGCGCCTTCCGCTACGGCCTCGGCGGCCAAATGGGCAATGGCAGGCAGTGGATGTCCTGGATCCATGTGGAAGACGAGGCCGCCATGATGCTCTGGGCATTGGAAAATGACAGCGTCAACGGCCCCCTCAACCTCTGTGCCCCCGCCCCGGAGCTGAACAGCAACTTCACCCGCAAGCTGGCCGCCAGCCTCAAGCGGCCTGCTTTCATGCATGTCCCAGCCCTGGCCCTGCGCCTGCTGCTGCCTGGCATGGCCAATGAAATGCTGCTGTGCAGCCAGCGCGCCCTGCCAGGAAAGGCCACGGACCTCGGCTACCACTTCGCCCATACTACACTGGATGAAGCACTGGTGGCGCTAAAATGA
- a CDS encoding haloacid dehalogenase-like hydrolase — translation MAALQTTIGIIYDYDQTLSPTYMQDETLFPHFGINPGQFWKKSRELVDQEGYDGELAYLKCMLDYLEMDRPTNDELRVLGAKLRYFKGVPEVFNELSNVISSQHRLLGIKIEHYIISSGLKILLDGSSLAPFVKRIFGCEFGQDKDGRISFPKRVISHTTKTQYIFRINKGMLEPHEDVNDHMDPDLRPIPFQNMIYVGDGPTDVPCFTLMKRYGGHAIAVYNAEDQDRASFRKCYQLNAMADRVKHIAPADYRPGSHLRLLLEEMILDIADGIVRRKKLEIEEGTVSAPHF, via the coding sequence ATGGCCGCCCTCCAGACCACCATCGGCATCATCTACGATTACGACCAGACGCTCAGCCCCACCTACATGCAGGATGAAACGCTCTTCCCGCACTTCGGCATCAACCCCGGACAGTTCTGGAAAAAGAGCCGCGAACTGGTGGACCAGGAAGGTTACGACGGCGAGCTGGCCTACCTCAAATGCATGCTCGACTACCTGGAGATGGACCGCCCCACCAATGACGAGCTGCGCGTTCTCGGTGCCAAACTGCGTTATTTCAAAGGCGTGCCGGAGGTCTTCAACGAGCTCAGCAACGTCATCAGCAGCCAGCATCGTTTGTTAGGCATCAAGATCGAGCATTACATCATCTCCTCCGGCCTCAAGATCCTCCTCGATGGCAGTTCCCTGGCCCCGTTTGTGAAACGCATCTTCGGCTGCGAGTTCGGCCAGGACAAGGACGGCCGCATCAGCTTCCCCAAGCGCGTCATCAGCCACACCACCAAGACACAGTACATCTTCCGCATCAACAAAGGCATGCTGGAGCCGCATGAAGATGTGAACGACCACATGGACCCCGACCTGCGGCCCATCCCCTTCCAGAACATGATCTACGTCGGCGACGGCCCCACCGACGTCCCCTGCTTCACCCTCATGAAGCGCTACGGCGGCCACGCCATCGCCGTCTATAACGCTGAAGATCAGGACCGCGCCAGCTTCCGCAAATGCTACCAGCTCAACGCCATGGCTGACCGCGTCAAACACATCGCCCCCGCCGACTACCGCCCCGGCAGCCACCTGCGCCTGCTGCTGGAAGAAATGATCCTCGACATCGCCGACGGCATCGTACGAAGGAAAAAACTGGAGATCGAAGAAGGCACCGTCTCCGCCCCGCATTTTTAG
- a CDS encoding sulfite exporter TauE/SafE family protein: protein MSIRPSRKQHLWIWFLWLAGFYAVWSWLVFGHDKWQDVTEHWPIAMAMAMGSYVAGSTPMGGGTVGFPILVLLFDLPASLGRDFSFAVQSIGMTSASIFILSRRLPLAWAMLKGAMLGTVIGLPAGIYWVAPYVPDLWIKIVFAVIWASFGVLHLYRIGEIASHDGMTEFDERWDFRVGFWGGLFAAATVTSVTGVGIDMVLYAMLVLLCRADLKIAIPTSVVIMAFASVYGIGFKNAFTGVQPGVYENWLAAAPVVALGAPLGVFVVNLIGRKPTLLFVAVLCVGQFVWTCHTERVALGYGGLALSILAVGACLLVFEKLRAWGAVLVGEAKAKKKAASGGGDVGEAAVESAL from the coding sequence ATGTCCATCCGTCCTTCGCGCAAGCAACATCTCTGGATCTGGTTTCTCTGGCTCGCCGGCTTTTATGCCGTCTGGTCGTGGCTGGTCTTTGGTCATGATAAGTGGCAGGACGTGACGGAGCACTGGCCCATTGCGATGGCCATGGCCATGGGCAGTTATGTGGCAGGCTCCACGCCCATGGGCGGTGGCACCGTCGGTTTTCCCATCCTGGTGCTGCTCTTTGACCTGCCGGCCAGCCTGGGGCGGGATTTCAGCTTTGCGGTGCAGTCCATCGGCATGACCAGTGCCAGCATCTTCATCCTCAGCCGGCGGCTGCCGCTGGCCTGGGCCATGCTGAAGGGGGCCATGCTGGGCACCGTCATCGGGCTGCCGGCGGGCATCTATTGGGTGGCACCGTATGTGCCGGACCTGTGGATCAAGATTGTCTTCGCGGTCATCTGGGCCAGCTTTGGCGTGCTGCACTTGTACCGGATCGGCGAGATCGCCTCGCATGACGGGATGACGGAATTTGATGAGCGCTGGGACTTCCGGGTGGGCTTTTGGGGCGGGCTGTTTGCCGCCGCCACGGTCACCTCCGTCACCGGCGTGGGCATTGACATGGTGCTGTATGCCATGCTCGTGCTGCTGTGCCGTGCGGATCTGAAGATCGCCATCCCGACCTCCGTGGTCATCATGGCCTTTGCCTCCGTTTATGGCATCGGGTTTAAAAATGCCTTCACCGGTGTGCAGCCCGGCGTGTATGAGAACTGGCTCGCCGCCGCCCCCGTGGTTGCCCTGGGCGCACCGCTGGGCGTGTTCGTGGTGAACCTCATCGGCCGCAAGCCGACCCTGCTTTTCGTGGCCGTGCTGTGTGTGGGCCAGTTTGTCTGGACTTGCCATACCGAGCGCGTGGCCCTCGGCTACGGCGGCCTGGCCCTCTCCATCCTGGCCGTCGGCGCCTGCCTTCTGGTCTTTGAAAAACTCCGCGCCTGGGGTGCGGTGCTGGTGGGTGAGGCCAAGGCTAAGAAGAAAGCTGCGAGTGGTGGGGGTGATGTGGGGGAAGCGGCGGTGGAATCTGCTTTGTAA
- a CDS encoding FAD-dependent oxidoreductase encodes MHPRFLIIGQGLAGTALAWQLHLRGLAFIVVDRDEESTSSKVAAGLVTPITGMRLNLNWRYNVLYPEAIEFYKGIEVRLKRRFYHEVPIVRLLRDEKAAALWEKRRLQPEVQPYLAAVDGALVNGALFNNPHGGFEQQHSGWLDTAAFLAASRVYFESLGLWQRGEVTPDALIQDGSGVIWKGGDFTQAVFCTGWEAAQHPWFDWVPFQSARGTVLTMQADTGGETRIINCGCWLLPRDDGSLRAGPTYELDFADPCTPSPAALEGLEQKLRRLLKVDYTITGSQTGVRPIIKGHQAMIGRHPARPQIAFMNGLGSKGVLRAPWVARQLVEHLVDGVAVEPGMDLSGN; translated from the coding sequence ATGCATCCGCGTTTTCTCATCATCGGCCAGGGTCTGGCCGGTACCGCCCTGGCCTGGCAGCTTCATCTGCGCGGGCTGGCGTTTATCGTGGTGGACCGGGATGAGGAATCCACTTCATCCAAAGTGGCCGCCGGACTGGTCACGCCCATCACAGGCATGCGGCTGAACCTCAACTGGCGGTATAATGTCTTATATCCGGAAGCGATAGAATTTTATAAAGGTATCGAGGTGCGGCTGAAACGGCGGTTTTATCATGAGGTGCCCATCGTGCGGCTGCTGCGGGATGAGAAGGCGGCAGCGCTCTGGGAAAAAAGGCGACTTCAACCGGAAGTGCAGCCTTATCTGGCGGCGGTGGACGGGGCGTTGGTGAACGGTGCTCTTTTCAACAATCCGCACGGCGGCTTTGAGCAGCAGCATAGCGGCTGGCTGGACACGGCGGCATTCCTGGCGGCCAGCCGGGTTTATTTTGAAAGCCTGGGCCTGTGGCAGCGCGGAGAGGTGACGCCGGATGCTTTGATACAGGACGGCAGCGGGGTGATCTGGAAGGGGGGGGATTTCACCCAGGCCGTCTTCTGCACAGGATGGGAGGCGGCGCAGCATCCGTGGTTTGACTGGGTGCCGTTTCAATCCGCGCGTGGGACCGTCCTCACGATGCAGGCGGACACAGGCGGGGAAACCCGCATCATCAATTGCGGCTGCTGGCTGCTGCCGCGCGACGATGGCAGCCTGCGCGCAGGCCCGACCTATGAACTGGATTTTGCGGATCCGTGCACGCCTTCACCTGCCGCCCTGGAGGGCCTGGAGCAAAAGCTGCGCCGTTTGCTCAAAGTGGACTACACCATCACCGGCAGCCAGACGGGCGTGCGGCCGATCATCAAGGGCCATCAGGCCATGATCGGCCGGCATCCTGCGCGTCCGCAGATCGCCTTCATGAACGGCCTGGGGTCCAAAGGGGTGCTGCGCGCGCCGTGGGTGGCGCGACAGCTTGTGGAGCATCTGGTGGACGGTGTGGCGGTGGAGCCGGGCATGGATTTGAGCGGCAATTGA